ATCGTGCCGCCGATACCGATACCGATGCCCGTCGCTCGACGCAGCCTACCGACCGGACCGGTGCCGACGGTCCGGCCGCCGGCCGACGGTCGGACCATGCTCGCCGCGGCCTCCGACGATGTCGACGCGACCCGGTCGGTGCCGACCTCACCGGTGACCGTTGAGGTAGGCCAGGACCGCGAGGACCCGGCGGTGTCCACTGTCGGTGGCCACCAGGCCCAGCTTGGTGAAGATGTTCCCGATGTGTTTGTGCACCGCGTTGTCGGTGATGAAGAGCTGGGCCGCGATCGTGGCGTTGTCGTGTCCCTGCGCCATCACCGCGAGGATCTGCCGTTCGCGACGGGTCAGGCACTCGACGGGGTCACCGGCCCGGCGGCGGAGAAGCTGCGCGACGACTTCGGGGTCCAACGCGGTACCGCCCGCCGCCACCCGGTTGAGCGCCTGGATGAACTCGTCCACCCGGCTGATCCGGTCCTTGAGCAGATAACCGACGCCACCACGGGCGGTGGAGAGCAGTTCCGCCGCGTACTGCTGCTCGACGTACTGGGACAGCACCAGTACCGGCAGGTCCGGGCGGCGTCGACGGGCCTGGAGCGCGGCGCGGATCCCCTCGTCGCGAAACGACGGTGGCAACCGGACGTCGACGATCGTGATGTCGGGCCGGTGTTCGTCGACCGCCGCGAGGAAACCGTCGGCGTCGGGCGTGACCGCCGCGACCTGGAATCCCTTGCTGGCCAACAGCAGTTCGAGTCCGGTCGACAGCAGCACGTTGTCCTCGGCGATCACCACCCGCACGGCAACTCCACACAGATCTCGGTCGGCCCGCCGGCCGGGCTGGTGACGGTGGCGGTGCCGTCGAGCGCCTGTGCCCGGCGCCGGATACCGGCCAGCCCGGTACCGATCCGCTCGTCGGCGCCACCGGCGCCGTCGTCGCTGACCGTGACGGACAACCGGTCACCGGTCCGGCGTACCCGCACCCGCACGTCGGTCGCGCGGCCGTGTCTGGCCACGTTGGCGAGCGCCTCGGTGACCACGAAGTACGCCACGGCCTCCACCGCGGCGGGGACCTGCCCGAGGTCGTCGAGGTCGACGCGGGTGGGTACGCCGCTGCGCGCCGCTGCCGCCGTCAGCGCTCCGGCTAGGCCACGGTCGGACAGGATGGCCGGGTAGATGGTCCGGATGACGTCGCGCAACTCGGTCATCGCCTCCTCGGTGCCCTCGTGCGCCTCCCGCAGCAGCTTCGCCACGAACGGGGAACTGTCGGGCAGTGCCTCGCGGACCAACGCCAGCCGTACGGCGATGCCGACCAGCCGGGCCTGGGTACCGTCGTGCAGGTCCCGCTCGATTCGGCGCAGCTCCGCGCCGTGCGCCTCCAGCACGTCGGCCCGGGTCCGGGTGAGTACCGTGACCCGGTCGGCGAGCCGCTCGACCGCCGACGGGGCCAGCACCGCCAGGCCGATCCTGGCGTGCGCGCGGGCCAGCGGCGGAAGGATCCAGTACGCCACTGCGACGAGCACCAGCAGCTGGGTCAGGCCGAGGACCAGCGCCGTACCCCAGCCGGTCACCGGGACCTCGATCAGCAGCCGCGGCGGGTCGCCGGGTGGGAACGCCCACCACAGCGGCGTCACCACCACGGCGAGCAGGGCGTTGCCCATACAGAGCAGGGCGACCAGGCCGAGCGGCACACCGGTCGCCGCGTGGACCAGCAACCAGCGCGGGTACCGACGCACCGGGGTCACGGACGGCGTGACCGGCGCGTCGAGCAGGTGAGCGGCGCGGTGCCGATGCCATTGCGCCCACGGCCTGCCGAGCGCGGGATGGCACAGCAGCGGCAGCGCGAACACCGTCACCACGGCGGTGGACAACGTGCCGAGCAGGTAGGTCGTGGCGCGCCATGGCCGCCCCCACCGTCCGTCCAGTCGCGACATCCTCAAGATATAGCCAGGCCGCGATGGGGTGGCAGTACAGCCAGCTGTAGCTTTTCCTGGCCAGTCCGGGGTATCGGCCGGGGCTCCCACCCGCAAATAGCGTACGGCCATGAGACCTTTCCACCGGCGGGTAGCCCTCGCCCTGGCCGGCCTGACGGCCGTCGCCGCAACGGTTGTCACGGCCGGAATCGCCGGGGCCGGTACGACCGGTCCGCAACCCGACCACACCCGCCTGCACCAGAATGCCGCCGCGATCCACGCCCTCGGCGTCACCGGCGTGCAGGCCCGGCTGGTCGGCCGCGACGGCCGCCAGTACGTCGCGACCAGCGGAGTCGCCGATCTGGTCACCGAACGCCCGGTACCGTCCGACGGCTACTTCCGGATCGCCAGTACCGCCAAGACGTTCGTGGCGACGGCGGTCCTGCAACTGGTCGGGGAGGGCCGACTCTCCCTGGACGACACGGTCGAGCGCTGGCTGCCCGGCCTGGTACGGGGCAACGGCAACGACGGCCGTCGGATCACCGTCCGCCACCTCCTGCAGCACACCAGCGGGATCCACGACGACTTCCCGGACTACTCCACCGCCGCCGAGTACCACGAGCACCGGTACGACGTCCTCACTCCCCAACAGGTGGTCGCCCGTGCGCTGCGCCATAAGCCCGATTTCCCGCCCGGCACCCAGTGGCGCTACTCCACCACGGGTTATGTCCTGGTCGATCTGATCATCGAGCGGGTCACCGGCCGGCCCTGGCACGAGGTGGTCACGAACCGGATCATCCGCCCGCTCGGCCTCGATCACACGTTCTGGCCGGGACACTCGCCGACACTGCCGTCGCCACACGCCAGGGCGTACCAGCGCTTCGAGACCGACACGCTGGTGGATGTCACCGACAGGATCTCGGCCGATCCCGAGGGTGCCATCCTCGCCACCACGGCGGACGTCAACCGCTTCTTCCGCGCCCTGTTCGGTGGCCGGCTGCTGCGCCCCGCGCAGCTGGCCGAGATGAAGCGGACCGTCCCGGTCGGCCCGGACGTCGAGCAACTCATGCCCGGCGCCCGGTACGGCCTGGGCCTGTTCCAGCGCCCACTGGAGTGCGGCGGCACCTACTGGGGCCACAGCGGCGGCGACGGCGGCTACATCGGCGACAACGGAATCACCGCCGACGGCCGGCGCAGCGTGGTGGTCTCGATGTCGAGCGTGCTCGGCAACTCGCTGGAGCACTTCATCCGGCAGCAGCGCGCGACCGACGCCCTGGTCGGCCAGGCGCTGTGCGGCTCGGCCTGAGCCGAAACGGCTCGGCCCGGCTGCGGTGACCCCGGTGGGTCACCGCAGCCGGATCGCGTCACATCAGTTTGGAAGGCCGATGGCTGGTCGATCCGCTGGAGGTGTGCACGACCACCGTGAGACGGTCGACCTCACCGCCCGCGGGCCCCGGCCACCAGGCCGCCCACCAACCGGCCTTGACGCTGGCGTGGAGGATCTGGCCGTTGTCGAGCCGAACGTCCACCCCGGTGACGTCCGGGCCCACCAGGCCGATGATGTTCGACCACATGCTGTCACCGCTGCCGGTGGAGCTCATCGTCTCCAGGGTGACCCTGCCGGCCGGCGGGGCCGGCGGAGTGCGTCCGTCGGTCAGTCCCATCGAGGCGAACTGGTCCTCCCCCACGCTCAGGCACTCGACGACGGTGCCGCCGCTCTTCTGCATGACGAGCAGTGTCGCGACCCCACGCTGTTCGGCGAGGAGCACGTCCGTCGGGCGTACCGTCGACGAGCTGCCCCCGACCTCGTTCCCGGCACACGCCCGCGCCTGCGGCAGCACCTGCTCGCCCGTACGCGAACTGGGTGCGGCGCTCCAGGACGCGACCGCCTTCTCGGCCGTGCCCGGCAGCAGTACCGGCACGGCCACGGCCGCGACGACACCCGCCGCCACCGTGACGCCGCCCACCGCCAGCCAGCGTCCCACCGGTCGCCGGCGGGCCGGCCTTCCGGTGACCTCGCCGGCCACCACCCGCTCGACGAACGCCTGCGAGCGCGCCCACTCCATCGCGGTCGGCTCACGCCCCCGCGCCGGGTCAAGGCTCGCCAACTGCTCCAGGTCCTTCATGCTCGTGTCCACGACTGCTGCTCCTTGAGAAGGTGGGGGCGGGGCGACGGACGGCTGTCCGACTCGGCGGGTTCCAGGGCCGACTGCAGGCGTTTCCGCGCCCGGCTGAGCCGCATGGCGAAGGTCGACCGGCGGCAGCCCAGTACGGCGGCCGCCTGTTCGGCTGTCAGTCCGTCGAACGCGATCAACGCCAGAACTTCGCGGTCTGCCGCGCTCAAGGCGGCCCAGGCGCGTTCCAGGTCGATCCGTACCGCCGTACCCGTGGAGTCGTCGTCGGACGGCTCGCGCGCCTCGAACGACGCCACCCGGACGTCCAGCGCCCGGCGCCGCAACCAGCCCCGGGTCCGGTTCGCCATGGTCTTGTGAGCCACCGCGAACAGCCACGGCCGGGCGTCCTCGGGCAGTTCGTCGAAGCGCCGCCACGCCGTCAGGAAGACCGTCGAGACCACGTCCTCCGCCTCGCTGCCCGGCACCCTCCGCTCCACGAAGCGCAGCAGGTCGGCGTAGGTCTCCACGTGCAGGGAACGGAAGCGTTCCGCTCGTCCACCGGCGTCGTCCTCACTCATCTGTGTTTTCCTTCGTCGTCGTCCATACCCCCTACCTGTCCGGCTCGGCAGCGGCTGTCACATCCCGGTTCCTCGGCTGCCGACGCCCGGCACACCATCCGACGTTCCGGGGCGTATGACCGAAATGTCGCTCCCCGGCCCACACTCCGGCGCGGCTTCACTGCGAGGCACTCGCCCACCATGGCGTCTTCACCGCTCCGCCGCAGTTACCCCCGGCACAGCCGTACCCGATTTCCCCTGGTCCGGCCGTTGCCGCAGGCCCCGCAGCCCGGCCGGGGCGAGACAGGCGGGCAGGGCGGGCAAGCAGGCAGGCAGGCGGGCCGGGCAGGGCACGCGGGGCGGGCTCAGTCGGCGAAGTCGACGCCGGTGAGCGTGGCGGCGCGGTACGCGGCGAGGTGTTCGGCCTGCTCGGCGACGGCCTTGCGGCCGGCGCCCGACAGCTTGCGCCAGGGCTGGACGGCAACCGTCAACTTCTTGCCCGACTTGCGTGGACGCCAACTGCCCACCAGCTCACCATCAACCAGTACGGCGCCCGGACGGCCCAGCACCGGCCACAATTCCTTGGCGTGGGCGGCCTCGGCGACCAGCGTCGCCCGGTCTTTGGCCTGGAGGAACAGGTCGTACGGGCCGAGTAGCCGGGTCATCCCGGCGTCGGCCGATTCCAGTGCCGCCCGGTCGCCGGCCAGCAGCGAGCGCGATTCGCCCTCGACGGTCACCTCGACCACGTCCTCGGGCCACCGCGCCTTGACGTCCTTGAC
The nucleotide sequence above comes from Plantactinospora soyae. Encoded proteins:
- a CDS encoding response regulator, with protein sequence MRVVIAEDNVLLSTGLELLLASKGFQVAAVTPDADGFLAAVDEHRPDITIVDVRLPPSFRDEGIRAALQARRRRPDLPVLVLSQYVEQQYAAELLSTARGGVGYLLKDRISRVDEFIQALNRVAAGGTALDPEVVAQLLRRRAGDPVECLTRRERQILAVMAQGHDNATIAAQLFITDNAVHKHIGNIFTKLGLVATDSGHRRVLAVLAYLNGHR
- a CDS encoding sensor histidine kinase, giving the protein MSRLDGRWGRPWRATTYLLGTLSTAVVTVFALPLLCHPALGRPWAQWHRHRAAHLLDAPVTPSVTPVRRYPRWLLVHAATGVPLGLVALLCMGNALLAVVVTPLWWAFPPGDPPRLLIEVPVTGWGTALVLGLTQLLVLVAVAYWILPPLARAHARIGLAVLAPSAVERLADRVTVLTRTRADVLEAHGAELRRIERDLHDGTQARLVGIAVRLALVREALPDSSPFVAKLLREAHEGTEEAMTELRDVIRTIYPAILSDRGLAGALTAAAARSGVPTRVDLDDLGQVPAAVEAVAYFVVTEALANVARHGRATDVRVRVRRTGDRLSVTVSDDGAGGADERIGTGLAGIRRRAQALDGTATVTSPAGGPTEICVELPCGW
- a CDS encoding serine hydrolase domain-containing protein — encoded protein: MRPFHRRVALALAGLTAVAATVVTAGIAGAGTTGPQPDHTRLHQNAAAIHALGVTGVQARLVGRDGRQYVATSGVADLVTERPVPSDGYFRIASTAKTFVATAVLQLVGEGRLSLDDTVERWLPGLVRGNGNDGRRITVRHLLQHTSGIHDDFPDYSTAAEYHEHRYDVLTPQQVVARALRHKPDFPPGTQWRYSTTGYVLVDLIIERVTGRPWHEVVTNRIIRPLGLDHTFWPGHSPTLPSPHARAYQRFETDTLVDVTDRISADPEGAILATTADVNRFFRALFGGRLLRPAQLAEMKRTVPVGPDVEQLMPGARYGLGLFQRPLECGGTYWGHSGGDGGYIGDNGITADGRRSVVVSMSSVLGNSLEHFIRQQRATDALVGQALCGSA
- a CDS encoding RNA polymerase sigma factor, with the translated sequence MSEDDAGGRAERFRSLHVETYADLLRFVERRVPGSEAEDVVSTVFLTAWRRFDELPEDARPWLFAVAHKTMANRTRGWLRRRALDVRVASFEAREPSDDDSTGTAVRIDLERAWAALSAADREVLALIAFDGLTAEQAAAVLGCRRSTFAMRLSRARKRLQSALEPAESDSRPSPRPHLLKEQQSWTRA